One part of the Eucalyptus grandis isolate ANBG69807.140 chromosome 10, ASM1654582v1, whole genome shotgun sequence genome encodes these proteins:
- the LOC104443990 gene encoding uncharacterized protein LOC104443990 produces the protein METESRLLRLCIESACQSGDAVDRWRKQRRTLERLPSPLADALLRRLLQRRLLSPSLLVVFKRCVEEADLRGEISVDAEWMAYLGGFRYLRCLNVADCHRITSSALWAISGMDNLKEVDLSRCVKVTDAGIRHLLSISTLEKLRVSETGLTADGIALLASLSNLSVLDLGGLPVTDKALNSLQGLTKLQHLDLWGSHLTDDGVILLEKFPRLSFLSLAWTKVTTLPYLSSLECLNMSNCTIKSILGGTGDKAPLVKLQIVGATLLNEAEAFMHLEPSFLTFLDASHTRIPRFYFLSSMKSLECLDLSSSGIGDDSVELIAQIGGNLRNLNLNNTGVTSSGVGILAGYVPNLEIFSLSRTSVDDIAIAYIGVMPKLKAIDLSHTKVKGFIDYGDAEPDKVYSLTALQSLSLESLNLEQIHFQDDALCSLLEFPELRHLFLQSGYHTDLSLHHWSSLRCLKTLGFRDAVLTNRGLDSFKPPAALELLDLRGCWLLTEDAILLFHRKYPRIELRHELIHISASDRPPSNFPSKSSQFNRRTPPVNINSEKLCLSPTFVDQRLKYNREELLTLQYAPLSLQLNHRDDAIFKMLTD, from the exons ATGGAGACCGAGAGCCGGCTGCTGCGCCTCTGCATCGAGTCCGCCTGCCAGAGCGGCGACGCCGTCGACAGGTGGCGGAAGCAGCGGCGGACCCTCGAGCGCCTCCCCTCCCCGCTCGCCGAcgccctcctccgccgcctcctgCAGCGCCGCCTCCTCTCCCCGTCGTTGCTCGT GGTATTCAAAAGATGTGTCGAGGAGGCTGATTTAAGAGGGGAGATCTCTGTGGATGCAGAATGGATGGCATACTTGGGAGGATTCCGTTACTTGCGCTGTTTGAATGTTGCAGATTGCCATAGGATTACCAGTTCTGCTCTTTGGGCCATTTCAG GAATGGATAATTTGAAGGAGGTGGACCTCTCCAGATGTGTGAAGGTCACTGATGCCGGCATTCGGCATCTTCTGTCTATCTCAACTCTGGAAAAGCTGAGGGTCTCAGAAACTGGTCTCACGGCCGATGGCATCGCACTTCTGGCTTCCCTTTCAAACTTGTCAGTGTTAGACTTGGGTGGCCTGCCTGTCACTGACAAGGCTTTAAATTCACTtcag GGACTGACGAAACTCCAGCATCTTGACCTCTGGGGGAGTCACTTAACAGACGACGGTGtcattcttcttgaaaaatTCCCTAGATTGAGTTTCCTGAGTTTGGCGTGGACCAAGGTGACGACATTGCCATATTTGTCCTCTCTTGAATGCCTTAACATGAGTAACTGCACAATTAAATCCATCCTTGGAGGAACTGGTGATAAAGCCCCTCTAGTAAAGCTCCAAATTGTTGGAGCTACATTGCTAAATGAGGCCGAAGCCTTTATGCATCTTGAGCCAAGCTTCTTGACTTTTCTAGATGCTTCTCACACTCGGATTCCCAGATTTTACTTCTTATCTTCCATGAAATCATTGGAGTGCTTGGACCTCAGTTCTAGTGGAATTGGAGATGATTCAGTTGAGCTAATTGCTCAGATAGGAGGCAACCTGAGAAATCTGAATCTCAACAACACAGGAGTGACTTCTTCAGGTGTGGGTATTCTGGCAGGATATGTTccaaatcttgagattttttcaCTTTCTCGTACATCAGTCGATGACATTGCCATTGCCTATATCGGCGTGATGCCTAAATTGAAGGCTATTGACTTAAGCCACACAAAGGTTAAAG GTTTCATCGACTACGGAGATGCTGAACCAGATAAGGTTTATTCTTTGACGGCTCTGCAAAGTCTTAGTTTAGAAAGCTTAAATTTGGAGCAGATCCATTTCCAGGATGATGCTCTGTGCTCTTTACTGGAATTTCCAGAGTTGAGGCACTTGTTCCTTCAAAGTGGCTATCATACCGACCTGTCCCTTCACCACTGGTCATCCCTCCGTTGCCTGAAAACTCTTGGCTTTCGTGATGCCGTGCTGACGAATCGCGGGCTTGATTCATTCAAACCCCCGGCAGCACTGGAACTGTTGGATCTGAGGGGTTGCTGGCTATTAACCGAGGATGCCATATTGctatttcatagaaaatatccGCGGATTGAGTTGAGGCACGAACTCATTCATATCTCAGCTTCAGACCGTCCCCCATCTAATTTTCCATCTAAATCATCACAGTTTAATAGAAGAACCCCACCGGTGAATATCAATTCGGAAAAGCTGTGCTTGTCCCCAACTTTTGTAG ATCAAAGGTTGAAATATAACAGAGAAGAGTTACTCACGTTGCAGTACGCACCTCTATCTCTTCAGCTGAATCATAGGGATGATGCAATTTTCAAGATGCTGACAGATTGA
- the LOC104443989 gene encoding probable protein phosphatase 2C 8 isoform X2, producing MESFVEPPEQERLLALDGCALKRKRGAPEVTSSEKVEDGPLGPAPVGGDGGVGEGDARGLTCLSHGSMSVIGRRRSMEDAVTVARGAVAGKLGCYDFFGVYDGHGGANVANACRDRLHKLLVKEMEGRADVCGGDGGGESEWRKVMEASFGKMDEEVGGKGVDASTRMAGSTAVVAVVGKEEVVVANCGDSRAVLCRGDVAVPLSVDHKPDRPDEKERVEAAGGRIIDWNGSRVLGVLATSRSIGDYYLKPFVIAEPEVTVVRRCLNGRIKRRFPEELRGSNAAEAAAVLAELAMARGSQDNISVIVVELKKPNSKSP from the exons ATGGAGAGCTTCGTCGAGCCGCCGGAGCAGGAACGCCTCCTCGCGCTGGACGGATGCGCGCTCAAGAGGAAGCGGGGAGCCCCGGAGGTGACGTCGTCGGAGAAGGTGGAGGACGGGCCGCTGGGGCCGGCGCCTGTCGGCGGCGACGGAGGAGTCGGGGAGGGAGATGCGCGGGGACTGACGTGCTTGTCGCATGGGTCGATGTCGGTGATCGGGAGGCGGAGGTCGATGGAGGACGCGGTGACGGTGGCGCGGGGCGCGGTGGCCGGGAAGCTGGGCTGCTACGACTTCTTCGGGGTGTACGACGGGCACGGCGGCGCGAACGTGGCGAACGCTTGCCGCGACCGGCTGCACAAGCTGCTGGTGAAGGAGATGGAGGGGAGGGCCGACGTCTGCGGCGGCGACGGAGGCGGAGAGAGCGAGTGGAGGAAGGTGATGGAGGCGTCGTTCGGGAAGATGGACGAGGAGGTCGGAGGGAAGGGGGTGGACGCGTCGACGAGGATGGCGGGGTcgacggcggtggtggcggtggtggggaAGGAGGAGGTCGTGGTGGCGAACTGCGGGGATTCGCGAGCGGTGTTGTGCCGCGGCGATGTGGCCGTGCCCTTGTCTGTTGATCACAAG CCTGACAGGCCAGATGAGAAGGAGAGAGTGGAAGCAGCTGGAGGAAGGATCATAGATTGGAATGGATCCCGTGTCCTCGGCGTGCTTGCTACATCGAGGTCAATAG GAGACTATTATCTGAAGCCATTTGTGATAGCGGAGCCGGAGGTCACG GTCGTGAGGAGATGCCTCAATGGACGAATAAAGAGAAGGTTCCCTGAGGAGCTGAGAGGAAGTAACGCCGCCGAGGCAGCGGCAGTGCTAGCCGAACTGGCCATGGCTCGAGGTAGCCAGGACAATATCAGCGTGATTGTGGTCGAGCTGAAGAAACCAAACTCGAAGAGTCCTTAA
- the LOC104443989 gene encoding probable protein phosphatase 2C 8 isoform X1, whose protein sequence is MESFVEPPEQERLLALDGCALKRKRGAPEVTSSEKVEDGPLGPAPVGGDGGVGEGDARGLTCLSHGSMSVIGRRRSMEDAVTVARGAVAGKLGCYDFFGVYDGHGGANVANACRDRLHKLLVKEMEGRADVCGGDGGGESEWRKVMEASFGKMDEEVGGKGVDASTRMAGSTAVVAVVGKEEVVVANCGDSRAVLCRGDVAVPLSVDHKPDRPDEKERVEAAGGRIIDWNGSRVLGVLATSRSIGDYYLKPFVIAEPEVTVSKRTELDDFLVIASDGLWDALSNEVACQVVRRCLNGRIKRRFPEELRGSNAAEAAAVLAELAMARGSQDNISVIVVELKKPNSKSP, encoded by the exons ATGGAGAGCTTCGTCGAGCCGCCGGAGCAGGAACGCCTCCTCGCGCTGGACGGATGCGCGCTCAAGAGGAAGCGGGGAGCCCCGGAGGTGACGTCGTCGGAGAAGGTGGAGGACGGGCCGCTGGGGCCGGCGCCTGTCGGCGGCGACGGAGGAGTCGGGGAGGGAGATGCGCGGGGACTGACGTGCTTGTCGCATGGGTCGATGTCGGTGATCGGGAGGCGGAGGTCGATGGAGGACGCGGTGACGGTGGCGCGGGGCGCGGTGGCCGGGAAGCTGGGCTGCTACGACTTCTTCGGGGTGTACGACGGGCACGGCGGCGCGAACGTGGCGAACGCTTGCCGCGACCGGCTGCACAAGCTGCTGGTGAAGGAGATGGAGGGGAGGGCCGACGTCTGCGGCGGCGACGGAGGCGGAGAGAGCGAGTGGAGGAAGGTGATGGAGGCGTCGTTCGGGAAGATGGACGAGGAGGTCGGAGGGAAGGGGGTGGACGCGTCGACGAGGATGGCGGGGTcgacggcggtggtggcggtggtggggaAGGAGGAGGTCGTGGTGGCGAACTGCGGGGATTCGCGAGCGGTGTTGTGCCGCGGCGATGTGGCCGTGCCCTTGTCTGTTGATCACAAG CCTGACAGGCCAGATGAGAAGGAGAGAGTGGAAGCAGCTGGAGGAAGGATCATAGATTGGAATGGATCCCGTGTCCTCGGCGTGCTTGCTACATCGAGGTCAATAG GAGACTATTATCTGAAGCCATTTGTGATAGCGGAGCCGGAGGTCACGGTAAGCAAGAGAACAGAGTTGGACGACTTCCTCGTGATAGCAAGCGATGGCTTATGGGATGCACTCTCTAATGAGGTTGCCTGCCAGGTCGTGAGGAGATGCCTCAATGGACGAATAAAGAGAAGGTTCCCTGAGGAGCTGAGAGGAAGTAACGCCGCCGAGGCAGCGGCAGTGCTAGCCGAACTGGCCATGGCTCGAGGTAGCCAGGACAATATCAGCGTGATTGTGGTCGAGCTGAAGAAACCAAACTCGAAGAGTCCTTAA
- the LOC104443988 gene encoding endoglucanase 6 gives MEKSTLALCPLFLVLLWSPLALGGHDYGQALSKSILFFEAQRSGYLPSTQRVTWRANSGLSDGKASGVDLVGGYYDAGDNVKFGLPMAFTVTMLSWSILEYGKQMAAGGELSHAIDAVKWGTDYFIKAHPEPNVLYGEVGDGNTDHYCWQRPEDMTTDRKAYRIDQSNPGSDLAGETAAAMAAASIVFRHSNAAYSGELLRHAEQLFEFADKYRGKYDGSITVAQKYYRSISGYNDELLWAAAWLYQATNNQYYLGYLANNGDSLGGTSWGMTEFGWDVKYAGVQTLVAKFLMQGKAGHYASVFEKYQQKADYFMCSCLGKGSRNVQKTPGGLIFRQNWNNMQFVTSASFLTTVYSDYLSSSAKSLQCSSGSVQPSELLSFAKSQVDYILGDNPRATSYMVGYGNNYPRQVHHRAASIVSIKEDSSFVTCRGGYATWFSRKASDPNLLAGAIVGGPDAYDNFADQRDNYEQTEPATYNNAPLLGTLARLSGGHSGYNQLLPVVVPAPKAAVAKPSPAPVTASNELSIEQKQTASWAANGKTYYRYSTVVTNKSAKTLKYVNLSISKLYGPLWGLTKSGDSYGFPSWIQSLPSGKSLEFVYIHASPQADISISSYTLA, from the exons ATGGAGAAGTCGACACTTGCTCTGTGTCCTCTGTTTCTCGTGCTCCTCTGGAGTCCTCTGGCCCTTGGTGGGCATGACTATGGCCAAGCTCTGTCCAAGAGCATCCTCTTCTTTGAGGCTCAGAGATCTGGTTACCTTCCCAGCACGCAGAGAGTCACATGGAGAGCCAATTCCGGGTTGAGTGACGGAAAAGCTAGCGGG GTGGATCTGGTGGGAGGGTACTACGATGCGGGGGACAATGTGAAGTTCGGGCTCCCCATGGCATTCACCGTGACGATGCTGTCTTGGAGCATACTGGAGTATGGCAAGCAAATGGCCGCCGGCGGTGAGCTGAGCCACGCCATAGATGCAGTCAAGTGGGGCACTGACTACTTCATCAAGGCTCACCCTGAACCAAACGTCCTCTATGGAGAG GTGGGAGATGGGAACACCGATCACTACTGCTGGCAGAGGCCGGAGGACATGACCACCGACAGGAAGGCGTACCGGATCGACCAGAGCAACCCCGGGTCCGACCTCGCCGGGGAGAccgccgccgccatggccgCCGCGTCCATCGTCTTCCGCCACTCCAACGCCGCCTACTCCGGCGAGCTTCTCCGCCATGCTGAGCAG CTCTTTGAGTTTGCGGACAAGTACAGGGGCAAATACGACGGCAGCATTACCGTGGCCCAGAAGTATTACAGATCAATCAGCGGATATAAT GATGAGTTGCTGTGGGCTGCAGCATGGTTGTACCAAGCCACCAACAACCAGTACTACCTCGGTTACTTGGCCAACAATGGTGACTCGTTGGGCGGAACCAGTTGGGGCATGACCGAGTTCGGCTGGGACGTCAAGTATGCCGGTGTTCAGACACTCGTCGCCAAG TTTCTGATGCAGGGGAAGGCCGGTCACTATGCATCCGTCTTCGAGAAATACCAGCAAAAGGCGGACTACTTCATGTGCTCGTGCCTTGGGAAGGGTTCGAGGAACGTCCAGAAGACCCCCGGCGGCCTCATCTTCCGCCAGAACTGGAACAATATGCAGTTCGTTACGAGCGCTTCGTTCCTCACGACCGTCTATTCCGACTACCTTTCTTCCTCAGCCAAGAGCTTGCAGTGCTCATCCGGAAGCGTTCAACCATCAGAACTCCTCTCCTTTGCGAAATCGCAG GTGGACTATATCCTGGGAGACAACCCCAGAGCCACGAGCTACATGGTCGGTTACGGGAACAACTACCCAAGGCAAGTCCATCACCGTGCAGCTTCCATCGTGTCCATTAAGGAGGATTCGTCCTTTGTGACCTGCCGAGGTGGTTATGCCACATGGTTTAGCCGGAAGGCGAGCGACCCCAATCTCCTCGCTGGCGCTATAGTCGGTGGCCCCGATGCATATGATAACTTTGCTGATCAAAGAGACAATTACGAGCAAACAGAGCCCGCTACTTACAACAATGCTCCTCTCCTCGGCACATTAGCCCGGTTGAGTGGTGGTCACAGTGGTTACAATCAGCTCCTTCCAG TGGTTGTTCCTGCGCCGAAAGCAGCCGTCGCCAAGCCGAGTCCGGCTCCTG TAACAGCTTCCAACGAGCTGTCCATCGAGCAGAAGCAAACGGCTTCATGGGCTGCCAACGGGAAAACTTACTACAGATACTCAACGGTGGTGACCAACAAGTCGGCCAAGACGCTGAAATATGTCAACCTGTCGATCTCCAAGCTCTACGGTCCTCTGTGGGGACTAACCAAGTCTGGCGACTCGTACGGGTTCCCTTCCTGGATCCAATCCTTGCCTTCTGGGAAGAGCCTCGAGTTCGTGTACATCCACGCTTCGCCTCAAGCAGACATTTCCATCTCAAGCTACACTCTGGCATAG